The Anabrus simplex isolate iqAnaSimp1 chromosome 1, ASM4041472v1, whole genome shotgun sequence genome window below encodes:
- the LOC136874539 gene encoding uncharacterized protein, whose product MASSVPEWIDRDFCERLVERIQEGSELISWVAEPLAVSGDNYSSILYRVSLRTSTNTFSLVVKSLPQGSMMREYMLSDGIFSKEVELYQKVFPAMYSFYVDHGGNISYFCPQSYPSPISDTVVLQDLQPLGYTLRSRQEQFNMDHSAFAMKTLALFHGLSVGLHSRNSKLVECYKENIYTTRKKEVMRDYTNLMLMDLASEVETWIGFERFGNKIRDYSKTVLDTWINIYEQVDGFFLVLNHGDFWTSNMLFRYSDSGKIEDLKLIDFQYSKYAPAVLDILYLLYSSVQESVRKECIDELLGEYLAVLRETLDIVGCSERLPSLKRLKKEMRDKMDLVAMVALTILPAMVANEEEMANFGTLADEASSLGGVQNPIQKSIKGNRFRQILPSILIDLERDGIL is encoded by the coding sequence ATGGCGAGCAGTGTTCCAGAATGGATAGACCGAGATTTCTGTGAGCGCCTGGTGGAGAGGATTCAAGAAGGCTCGGAGTTGATATCTTGGGTAGCTGAGCCCTTAGCTGTTTCCGGAGACAACTATTCCAGCATCCTATACCGTGTTAGTCTGCGAACCAGCACGAATACCTTCTCCCTAGTTGTTAAGAGTCTTCCCCAAGGTTCTATGATGCGGGAGTACATGCTCAGCGACGGGATATTCAGCAAGGAAGTGGAGCTCTATCAGAAAGTCTTCCCAGCCATGTACAGTTTCTATGTCGATCATGGAGGAAATATAAGTTATTTTTGTCCCCAGAGTTACCCTTCTCCAATTTCGGACACAGTAGTGCTACAAGACCTACAACCATTAGGATACACCTTGAGGAGCCGGCAAGAACAGTTCAATATGGATCACAGTGCTTTTGCCATGAAAACTCTGGCCCTTTTCCACGGTTTGTCAGTAGGACTTCATTCCAGAAATTCGAAACTTGTAGAATGCTACAAGGAAAATATATATACTACTCGGAAGAAGGAAGTGATGAGAGACTATACAAATTTAATGCTGATGGATCTAGCATCCGAAGTAGAGACATGGATAGGGTTTGAACGGTTTGGTAATAAAATTAGGGATTATTCTAAAACAGTGCTGGATACTTGGATAAACATATATGAACAAGTGGATGGCTTCTTTCTAGTGCTGAATCATGGAGACTTTTGGACTAGTAATATGCTATTCAGGTACAGTGATAGTGGTAAAATAGAAGATTTGAAGCTAATAGACTTTCAATACTCTAAGTATGCTCCCGCAGTGCTGGATATTTTGTACCTTCTTTATTCCAGTGTGCAAGAAAGTGTGAGGAAAGAGTGTATAGATGAGCTCCTAGGGGAATACCTTGCAGTGCTGAGAGAGACTTTGGATATTGTAGGGTGTTCAGAACGACTGCCGTCCCTGAAGAGACTTAAGAAAGAAATGAGGGATAAAATGGATTTAGTAGCAATGGTTGCATTAACTATTCTTCCAGCCATGGTGGCGAACGAGGAAGAAATGGCCAATTTTGGAACACTAGCTGATGAAGCAAGCAGTCTGGGTGGAGTTCAGAATCCGATTCAGAAATCTATAAAGGGGAATCGATTCAGACAGATTCTTCCCTCTATTTTAATTGATCTAGAACGCGATGGGATTCTATGA